From Natronocella acetinitrilica:
GCCGCCGCCGACTGCCGAGCCACTGCCGCCACCACCGATGGGGTTGGGCCCGCCGTTGTCCGGCCCCACGCCGTTGCCGCCATTGCCATTGCCGCCATCATCCGGCGGCGGCTCGAAGAAAGTCCGGCTTACCATCATGCGGTTCGTGCGGTTCGGGTTCTGCGCGAAACCGGCCAGGGCGATGCCGACCGCATTGTCGCCGTAGGCAACGGCAGCCAGACCACCGGAGGCAGTCTCCGGTGAGATGTCGCGGTAAAGCTGGCCGTCATCCAACTGCACGAAATCGCCATCCTGATCATTGCCGAAACGGGTGATGAGCAGGCTGGTGCCGGTGTCCGCCCCCGTTTGCCCGGCGCCCACCACGGCGATATCGCCATTGCCCAGCACGGCGATGTCGCGACCTTGGGCGAACTGCCCTCCGGGCAGAAGCTGGACCCGGGACTGGCCGCCCAGAACCCCGGGTTCGTCATTCGTGGCGCCTGTATCCGCGTCGATGACGCCCAGGGAGCCCGGCCCGTCGGCTCCGGCGCCGTAGTTCGCCGTTCCGCTGTAGATGATCATGTCGCCCCGCAGTGCCAGGGCATAGATCACCGCATTGACAACATCTGCCTCGTCGAATTGGCCGAGAATGTAGACTTCGCCGTTCTCGCCGAAATCGGCCACGGGTTCGCCGGCGGAATCCAGTTGCACGATGAAGTCCCCCCGCAGAGTCCCGGCGCGATCGAAAACCACCTCGGTTCCCTGCTGCGCGGCACCGCCGGCGATAATGCCGTTGCCGTCACGCAGCGTCACGGCGTTGAAGTCACTGGATACAACGGCGGCCGCCGGACCGGACCAGACGCCGTCATCGGCGAATGAGTCATCCGGTGTCCCATCGGGCAGCACCCGCCACACGGCGGCCCGGCTCCGCTCAACCGCGAAATCGCGACGACCCACCAGCACGATACGGCCGGCGGCATCCAGCGCTGCGGCCGCCACGCGGTCGGCAGCGGCACCGTCCGACACATCGAGAATGGCCCCGCCATTGATGCCGAAGGCGGTGTCGAGCTCCCCGCCCTGGCTATAGCGCAGGATGGCAATCCGGTCCGGCGCTGACGCAGTGGCGATAACGAACAGCCCACCGTCATCATCGTCGAGCACCAGCACTGGCGTGCCCGCGGTCAAGGCCACACCGGCTATATCGGAGAAATCGGTCAGTACGAGTCCGTCAGCGCCGAAGTCGGTGTCGAGTGCCCCGTCAGCGGTATATCGCAGCAGCGCCGCGGCGGGGGCGAACTGCTGCTCCGCCCGTCCGGCGATGAGCACATCCGGTGACGTGCCGCCACCCAGCGTCAAGACGCTCATGGCAATGCTCGCCCGACCGTCCTCGCCCACATCCGCAATGACAGCACCAGTTGAATCGGGGCCAAAGTTGAGTTGGGCGTAAGCGAACGCCGGGAACAGTGCGAGTACAGTGATCAGTAGCGTGCGGATAGACATGGCGATGGCCCTCCTTGCCGGCAAATCGTGACTCCCGAGAGCAGCTTAGCCGCCGAGAGGCGCATGGGCCATGGTCCGCCCGCCGGGGAGTCACGTTCGCAGGACGAGCGGTCGGCGTATCCGGGCTCAGGGACCATAGCCGTGGGCCTCAAGGGCCGGCGCGACGCCGGCGGCGAAATCCCGCAGGCCCGAATCACCACGATACGCATAGGCCCGGTCAGGCCGGTAGCGCGCCGCCTCCTCCGCCAATGCGTCGTCAGAGACATCCAGCCCGCAGAAGTCCAGAACCCGTCGCAGATGCTCCTCCGGCGACTCCAGCAGGGTCTCGTAGCGCAGTTCCATCGCCCGCTCGGGGCCCAGGGCGCGCACATGCTCCGATGCCCGTCCGGTGTACTCCGACCACAGGTCCAGCCCACCCTGCAGTTCACCGACCCGGGGCGAATGGGCGAAGCCGCTGCGCTTGGGCGCGAAGGGGTTGTTCAGGTAGCGCGCCCGGGCTGCCTGGAAGCGGCCGATGGACGCGGACACCGCCTGCTCCCGGCGAACGCGCAGGCTTTGGGCCACGTCCACACCGTGGCGCAGGATGTGCAGCACCCGGGAATCGGGAAATACGTCCAGCCAGATGGGCAGGGTGAAGCTGTTGCGCGGGTCCTTCCAGCCCCAGGGCTCAGAAAGCTCATGCATGGAGCGGTGCCGCAGCCAGCGCTTGAGGCCAAGATAACCAATACTTGCCGGGCCGCGGGTGATACCGGCGACATAATCCGTGACCGCCCGTCGCACCGTTGCATCCGTGAGCAGCGCATCGAAGCCCAGCGGCCGCTCCCAGGTGGCGCTCGCCTGGCGGAACAGCCACTCGTTGATGGCGTTGGTCCAGCGGCATTCCTCGTTACGGGTGGTGCCCCGCCCCATGAAAAAGCCGAAGCCCTGCATGGTGCGGGTGAGCATGCTGGTGCCGGCACGATGCATGCCGATAATAATGACGGGCGGGCGGGCGCTCATGGCGGGCAAGTTACCGCATTTTCATCAATAACAGTAAGCGAAGGCACGGCCAGACGCTTGACACCATGACCGCCGCTGCCGAGACTCGCGCGCAATGATTATCTGTCACAGCCATCGCTTCATTTTCGTGAAGACGCGCAAGACCGCCGGCAGCAGCGCCGAGATTGCGCTGTCCCGCGCCTGCGGGCCGGGTGACTGCGTGACGCGCTTGAGCGAGGACAGGGGCGAAGAGGCATTGCGGCAGCAGGAGAGTGGGTTCGGCCCTGCCAACCATCACAAGCCGCTGCTCGCCCATCGCGGCTTAAAGGAGTGGAAGCGCCTTTTGTTGCGCGGGCAACGGGCCGAGTATGGCTACCACACAACCGCCGCCGAGATCCGCACCATCGTGGGCCACCAGTGCTGGCGTGACTACTTCACCTTCACCATCGAGCGCGACCCCTGGGACCGTGCCCTGTCCCGCTACTTCTGGCAGAAGCAGCGCTGGGAAGAAAAGCCCCGGGACAGTGAATTCCCCGGCATCAGTGACTACCTGGTCTGGCTCGAGACCCACAAACCGCACTGGCTCAGCAACTGGGGCCACTACGCAATCAGCGACACCGTCGCCGTGGACCGCATCCTGCGCTACGAGAACCTGTCGGCCGAACTCGAGGAAGTCCGCCAGCACCTGGGCGTCGAGGCTTCGTTCAAACTGCCCGAAAAGCGGGCCAAGGGCGGGTTCCGGCCCAGGCGACAGCCTTACACCGAACTCCTGAGCGACGCGGATCGGGAGCGCATTGCGCGGGTCTGCCGGCGGGAGATCGAAACGCTTGGTTACCAGTACGGGGAACTCGCTTGAACGCACCGGACCACCGCAGCGACGAGGGCAAGCTGGCGTACGTCGCCATCGCGTCGATTTACCTGTTTGCGTTCTTCGCGCCCCGCAGCATCGCCATCGGCCAACTCTCCCAGCTTGTCATGCTGATTGTGGCGGTGGTGTTCGCGCTGCGCT
This genomic window contains:
- a CDS encoding sulfotransferase family protein, which produces MSARPPVIIIGMHRAGTSMLTRTMQGFGFFMGRGTTRNEECRWTNAINEWLFRQASATWERPLGFDALLTDATVRRAVTDYVAGITRGPASIGYLGLKRWLRHRSMHELSEPWGWKDPRNSFTLPIWLDVFPDSRVLHILRHGVDVAQSLRVRREQAVSASIGRFQAARARYLNNPFAPKRSGFAHSPRVGELQGGLDLWSEYTGRASEHVRALGPERAMELRYETLLESPEEHLRRVLDFCGLDVSDDALAEEAARYRPDRAYAYRGDSGLRDFAAGVAPALEAHGYGP
- a CDS encoding sulfotransferase family 2 domain-containing protein, which produces MIICHSHRFIFVKTRKTAGSSAEIALSRACGPGDCVTRLSEDRGEEALRQQESGFGPANHHKPLLAHRGLKEWKRLLLRGQRAEYGYHTTAAEIRTIVGHQCWRDYFTFTIERDPWDRALSRYFWQKQRWEEKPRDSEFPGISDYLVWLETHKPHWLSNWGHYAISDTVAVDRILRYENLSAELEEVRQHLGVEASFKLPEKRAKGGFRPRRQPYTELLSDADRERIARVCRREIETLGYQYGELA